tacaacattctaacattatttacatgtcattctgttattggtccaaaattactccacaattagtaataataataatcataaaatctaccatggaccaatcacagaataatatgtagatgatgttaaaatattgtcaaagtatcattatccttatatGGTATAAAACAAGTCTCAATATAGTTATTTAAGAGATTCTCTACATCCTTACAATCTCATAATTTTATTCATGCACAAGTGATTACTCTTTCTTTAAGTGGAGATAACATAGTTTACCTAATAGTATATGAGGATTACCAAATATacctttttaaaacaaatgCCAAAACTTTCGTTAAGACAAGTTTTAGCAATGCAAAACCAATTGTTATCGTAAAAGTATATTACTCAGCTGATGGAGAACCACTTCAACTTCAAGACCCCTTTTGCTTATAGAATATTGTTAGAAAAACCAATGTACATAAATATATCTAAACCTTATATCTGAAGTGgtaattttatttagtatttttattataaaaaatgataattttaaaattaaaaatgttaaaattttaaaacataatcgATTGAAATATGTGCCAAATCACAAATCCCATTATATATTGATAGCAAGTTATGAGTTTTGattataatatagtaataataataataattaagttactCTTAATATGCtaactaattaataatttttttaaaataaaataatttcatatccTTGAATTTTTGGATAGTGAAATAGGAATTATTTTGGTGTGACAAACATGCCCTTTTTCTGTGGAAGTTGACTAACGCCCTGCGTTTCCTTAATTTTGGTGTGACACTCAAAAACACGTTTTGAATTCCACCATTTCACGcaaaaaccaaattgaaaagGCATTGGTGTACTCGCCCacattgtttgtttgttttgttaacTTCTCTTTCGATTGTTTTACCGAGCTGTTAGATTTGAGGTTTCTTGCTTGTCTTTCTTTGTGCATGTTGTGAAGATAGAAGTGAAAGAAATCAGTTGTTTTTGCTCATAGAGGGTTATATAATCGCTTAATCATGCCATTATTACCCAGTTGGATATTCTTGAATATTTTGTAAGGTAGTTCTGTGTTTTTTACTGGATGCTGTGATGGGTGggttgtttatttttgttagaatttgACGTTAAAGGTTCGAACTCGCAATCTTAAATGAGGTTTTTTACTAGGATTTGGGGGATTATTGGAAAATAGAGAGATTTTGTTAGCAAATCTGTCAGAATTTGTGGGGTTACTATTGAGGTGTTTGTCGGTGTCATATTTGGAAGGAAGATGGTTGGAAGCATTACGAATGCACATTCAAATTTTTCTCTTCTGAATGTAAATGGTGGTAGTTTAGAAGAGAAGGTTGATGAGATACGTGAGCTTATTGGGAAAGTGGAGGGTGATCCATTAAGAATAGTTGGAGTTGGAGCTGGTGCTTGGGGCAGTGTATTTATTGCTATGTTGCAGGAAGCTTATGGTAGTTTAAGAGAAAAGGTTCTGATAAGGATATGGAGAAGGCCGGGAAGAGCTGTTGACAGGCCAACGGCTGAACACTTGTTCAAGGTGATCAATTCAAGGGAGGATGTACTGAGGAGGCTCATTAGGAGGTGTGCGTATCTGAAATATGTTGAGGCTAGGTTAGGTGATAGAACACTTCATGCGGATGAGATTTTGAAAGATGGGTTTTGCCTGAATATGATAGATACCCCTCTTTGCCCTCTGAAGGTTGTCACAAACCTGCAGGAGGCTGTGTGGGATGCTGATATTGTGATTAATGGCTTGCCATCAACTGAAACTCTAGAGGTGTTTGAGGAAATTAGTAAGTACTGGAAAGAGAGAATCACTGCCCCTGTCATTGTATCCTTGGCGAAAGGTGTAGAGGCTGAATTGGGCACCGAGCCTCGGATTATAACTCCCACTCTAATGATCAATCGAGCAAGTAAGAtgcatttacatttattttgttatctGCTTTATTGATTGAGTGACTTCACTCTAAAGTACCAGCATTCCCatatttattgatgaaaaatgAATTGACCATGTTCATAAAGaaattgttttcttgttttcccTTCTGTCCATTTTTAGACGCTTGGTGAGAATATTGAGTCTTTATTTGAATATGATGTGGGAACCATAGGACCCAGTGACAACTGGACATCTTTGTATCTCACttgcttcttttctttattcttgtgtttttcttccttttttgcAACTTTCCTTTGTAGATTTTCCTGctacttaataaaaaatttggcTGGTTCATGGTCTCATTTGTTGAATTGACCTGTTCAGTCCGGTATTTAAAACAATGACTTGAAGGATTGAATCCTTCCTTAGTTAATGGGAAAGTAATTTGTTGTGCAAAAGAAAATGAGGAAGCACATTTTGGCATGTGCAATTCAATAGCTGTTTAGAGGTATAGCATATTGTGATATTGGACAGGAGATCTGCTTGCCCTGTAGCTACAGACTGAGAGATCTGCTTGGTTCTCTCAGAATACTGAgattatgtttaataaaattcaaaaagtgaTTTCTGTTCTTGATATACATCCATAAATGATACTTGATACGttgaatatttgatttttgttcatTGTCACTTTTTTGGCATTCAATAGAAAATTATGTAATTGAACCTTGTAATGGGCAGAAAAATTTCTGTCTGTGGGGaaaatcttgatattttttCTGGAGTGCTTATTTTTGTAATGGTGCTTGACATTCATGTTTAATCGAATTCCCATCGATGCCTGATTTATTTGCAGCTGGAGTACCCTTGGAGAACATTCTTTATCTTGGAGGACCCAACATTGCCTCAGAAATTTTCAACAAAGAATATGCTAATGCTCGGATATGTGGGGCAGAAAAATGGAGGAAACCGTTGGCAAAGTTTTTGAGGCAGCCTCATTTTATAGTGTGGGATAATGGTGATCTTGTTACCCATGAAATCATGGGTGggttaaaaaatgtatatgcTATTGGAGCTGGTAATTTCATCACTTTCTTCTTATATTTCTATAACAGCTTCATAGAAGCAGTGCCTAAATGCTACTTTAAGGAGGAAATAGATAATATCCGCTGTGGTTTTATTGAGGAGACAGAGCATGAGGGGAAAATATTGTCTATGTTGGATGTTGCCCGTTGGTTATAGTGCATGCTTGAATTGCTATTATTTGATTTGAGTATTGCAAAGGTGGGGTCCGGGGGTAGAGTTGTAAGTAAGAGAGGCAATTCATCATGTGCTTTTTAGCATTGTGAAGACAAATTATGTCAAGAAAAATCTTATTAGATAGTGGATGCATCACACCAGTGGCAATATTTTGACTAGAAGATTTCCCGATTCCTACTGTCTGCCATCTTGACTCTTAAGTATTTACCTTTGCCTAATATCACTTGAGAGGTCTTAGAGATTAAATATTAgctgtttatttatatttctgaGTGTTGATgttttgaactttgaatgaatTTTCTTCCAGGTAGAGCAACCTCTTTTGATGTATCACATTTAATAAACAGTATACATGATATTTCTATTTAATAGGAATGGTTGCTGCTTTAACAAATGAAAGTGCCACCAGCAAATCG
This DNA window, taken from Vigna radiata var. radiata cultivar VC1973A chromosome 5, Vradiata_ver6, whole genome shotgun sequence, encodes the following:
- the LOC106759925 gene encoding probable glycerol-3-phosphate dehydrogenase [NAD(+)] 1, cytosolic, with the translated sequence MVGSITNAHSNFSLLNVNGGSLEEKVDEIRELIGKVEGDPLRIVGVGAGAWGSVFIAMLQEAYGSLREKVLIRIWRRPGRAVDRPTAEHLFKVINSREDVLRRLIRRCAYLKYVEARLGDRTLHADEILKDGFCLNMIDTPLCPLKVVTNLQEAVWDADIVINGLPSTETLEVFEEISKYWKERITAPVIVSLAKGVEAELGTEPRIITPTLMINRATGVPLENILYLGGPNIASEIFNKEYANARICGAEKWRKPLAKFLRQPHFIVWDNGDLVTHEIMGGLKNVYAIGAGMVAALTNESATSKSVYFAHCTSEMIFITHLLAEEPEKLAGPLLADTYVTLLKGRNAWYGQKLAKGELNLEMGDNIKGKGMIQGVSAVRAFYELLSHSSLNVLNPEENKHVAPVELCPILKMLYRILIAREYPTQAILQALRDETTNDPRDRIEIAQSHVFYRPSLLGHKI